The Geothrix sp. genome has a window encoding:
- a CDS encoding RNA polymerase sigma factor: MSAVLPLSPGPGGEPAGPEAESPEYWMAQLKAGREEALAHLMARFERPLCAFLHRRLQGEAGVVQELAQEVFLKCLQHCQRFEDGRPVAAWLFTLAANAATDHLRRRGREVSPPETFDAPDPHQASPWESVDQSRRLQALRGALDGLTPRQRAMVLAYYVHEHPVKRIALDLGCAEGTVKATLFQSLQKLRKTLGPQP, translated from the coding sequence ATGAGCGCGGTCCTGCCCCTGTCTCCGGGTCCCGGCGGCGAACCCGCCGGGCCGGAGGCGGAGTCCCCCGAATACTGGATGGCCCAGCTCAAGGCCGGACGCGAGGAGGCCCTGGCCCACCTCATGGCCCGCTTCGAGCGGCCGCTCTGCGCCTTTCTGCACCGCCGCCTCCAGGGGGAGGCCGGGGTCGTCCAGGAGTTGGCCCAGGAGGTTTTCCTCAAATGCCTCCAGCATTGCCAACGGTTTGAGGACGGTCGTCCGGTGGCCGCCTGGCTTTTTACGCTGGCGGCTAATGCGGCGACGGACCATCTGCGTAGACGAGGGCGAGAGGTATCCCCTCCCGAGACCTTTGACGCACCGGACCCCCACCAGGCTTCACCCTGGGAATCCGTGGACCAAAGCCGACGGCTCCAGGCCCTTCGCGGGGCTCTGGACGGACTCACCCCCCGCCAGCGGGCCATGGTTCTCGCCTACTACGTGCATGAACATCCGGTGAAGCGGATCGCCCTGGATCTGGGCTGCGCCGAAGGCACCGTCAAAGCCACGCTCTTCCAAAGCCTCCAGAAGCTCCGCAAGACCCTCGGACCCCAGCCATGA